A region of the Streptomyces durocortorensis genome:
CTTCCTGGCCACCCATTCGGCAAGGTCGATGCGACCGGATTTCCGGGCAAAGAGCACGCCGACACGAACGGAATCCCTTATTCCGAGGGGTGCACGAGGGCGCACGGCCCCGACCGGAGGAAGAACTTCCAGGTCAGGGCCGTACGGGGAACAGCGGCCGAAAAGGGGGCGCACAGCGAGTGAGCGCCCGGCGCACCACCGGAGTACGAGACACCCTCACGCAGATGATGGATCACGCGTAGGCCGAATGATCTATCCCCGGTGGATCAGGCGAGGGCGACGAGGTCCCGGTAGTCGGCACCCCAGAGGTCCTCGACGCCGTCCGGGAGCAGGATGATGCGCTCCGGCTGGAGGGCCTCGACCGCGCCCTCGTCGTGGGTGACGAGGACGACCGCGCCCTTGTAGGTGCGCAGCGCGCCGAGGATCTCCTCGCGGCTGGCGGGGTCGAGGTTGTTCGTCGGCTCGTCGAGCAGCAGCACGTTGGCGGAGGAGACGACCAGGGTCGCGAGCGCGAGCCGGGTCTTCTCACCGCCGGAGAGCACACCCGCGGGCTTGTCGACGTCGTCACCGGAGAAGAGGAAGGACCCCAGCGTCTTGCGGACCTCCACCAGGTCGAGGTCGGGGGCGGCGGAGCGCATGTTCTCCAGGACGGTGCGCTCGGGGTCGAGGGTCTCGTGCTCCTGGGCGTAGTACCCGAGCTTGAGCCCGTGGCCCTGGATGATCTGGCCGGTGTCGGGCTTCTCGGCGCCGCCGAGCAGGCGCAGCAGCGTCGTCTTGCCCGCGCCGTTGAGGCCGAGGATGACGACGCGGGAGCCCTTGTCGATGGCGAGGTCGACGTCGGTGAAGATCTCCAGCGAGCCGTACGACTTGGACAGGCCCTCGGCCATCAGCGGGGTCTTGCCGCAGGGAGAGGGCTCGGGGAAGCGCAGCTTGGCGACCTTGTCGGAGACCCGGACGGCCTCCAGGCCGGCCAGCAGCCGGTCGGCGCGCTTGGCCATGTTCTGGGCGGCGACGGTCTTGGTGGCCTTGGCGCGCATCTTGTCGGCCTGCGAGTTGAGGGCGGCGGCCTTCTTCTCGGCGTTCTGGCGCTCGCGCTTGCGGCGCTTCTCGTCGGCCTCGCGCTGCTGCTGGTAGAGCTTCCAGCCCATGTTGTAGACGTCGATCTGCGAGCGGTTGGCGTCGAGGTAGAACACCTTGTTGACGACCGTCTCGACCAGCTCGACATCGTGGGAGATCACGATGAAGCCGCCGCGGTAGGA
Encoded here:
- a CDS encoding ABC-F family ATP-binding cassette domain-containing protein, producing MITATGIELRAGARILIESASFRIAKGDRIGLVGRNGAGKTTLTKCLAGEGAPAGGTITKSGEVGYLPQDPRTGDLDVLARDRILSARGLDEILRKMHENEDRMANGKGATREKAMKKYERLETEFLTKGGYAAEAEAATIAAALNLPDRVLGQPLHTLSGGQRRRVELARILFSDADTLLLDEPTNHLDADSIVWLRDYLKSYRGGFIVISHDVELVETVVNKVFYLDANRSQIDVYNMGWKLYQQQREADEKRRKRERQNAEKKAAALNSQADKMRAKATKTVAAQNMAKRADRLLAGLEAVRVSDKVAKLRFPEPSPCGKTPLMAEGLSKSYGSLEIFTDVDLAIDKGSRVVILGLNGAGKTTLLRLLGGAEKPDTGQIIQGHGLKLGYYAQEHETLDPERTVLENMRSAAPDLDLVEVRKTLGSFLFSGDDVDKPAGVLSGGEKTRLALATLVVSSANVLLLDEPTNNLDPASREEILGALRTYKGAVVLVTHDEGAVEALQPERIILLPDGVEDLWGADYRDLVALA